A window of the Streptomyces sp. JB150 genome harbors these coding sequences:
- a CDS encoding lysophospholipid acyltransferase family protein — protein sequence MPRRRIGFWYRFAAVICKPPLVVLLKRDWRGMENIPAEGGFITVVNHNSHVDPFAYAHFQYNTGRVPRFLAKSGLFKKGFVGAAMRGTGQIPVYRESTDALSAFRAAIDAVERGECVAFYPEGTLTRDPDGWPMTGKTGAARVALRTKCPVIPVAQWGCNELLPPYAKKPNLFPRKTSHVLAGPPVDLSRFYDKEMTADVLREATEVIMAAITRQLEEIRGEKAPDTPYDPKRERIEQRRRTQAQTRGKQAEGQSK from the coding sequence GTGCCCCGCCGCAGAATCGGCTTCTGGTACCGCTTCGCCGCGGTGATCTGCAAACCGCCGCTGGTGGTTCTGCTCAAGCGGGACTGGCGAGGAATGGAGAACATTCCGGCCGAGGGCGGATTTATCACCGTGGTGAACCACAATTCCCACGTCGACCCCTTCGCGTACGCGCACTTCCAGTACAACACCGGACGCGTGCCGCGTTTCCTGGCGAAGAGCGGGCTTTTCAAGAAGGGATTCGTCGGCGCCGCGATGCGCGGCACCGGTCAGATCCCCGTCTACCGGGAGTCCACCGACGCGCTCAGCGCCTTCCGGGCCGCCATCGACGCCGTCGAGCGCGGCGAGTGCGTCGCCTTCTACCCCGAGGGCACCCTCACCCGCGACCCGGACGGCTGGCCCATGACCGGCAAGACCGGTGCCGCGCGGGTCGCCCTGCGCACCAAGTGCCCGGTCATCCCGGTCGCTCAGTGGGGCTGCAACGAACTGCTCCCGCCGTACGCCAAGAAGCCGAACCTGTTCCCGCGCAAGACCAGCCATGTGCTCGCCGGCCCGCCCGTGGACCTGTCCCGGTTCTACGACAAGGAGATGACCGCGGACGTCCTGAGGGAGGCGACCGAGGTCATCATGGCGGCGATCACCCGCCAGCTGGAGGAGATCCGCGGCGAGAAGGCGCCCGACACCCCGTACGACCCGAAGCGCGAGCGCATCGAGCAGCGTCGACGCACCCAGGCGCAGACGCGGGGCAAGCAGGCAGAAGGGCAGAGCAAGTGA
- the cofC gene encoding 2-phospho-L-lactate guanylyltransferase, translating to MQWTLVIPLKPLARAKSRLADTAADGLRPGLALAFAQDTVAAAAACPVVRDVAVVTDDALAGRELAVLGARIVRDEPGGGLNAALAHAAAAVRAARPDSAVAALNADLPALRPAELARVLNAAAQFPRAFLPDAAEIGTTLLAAGPGRELRPAFGEDSRARHRASGAVELDLAGVDSVRQDVDTGADLRTALALGVGPRTAAMAARLLIPGQ from the coding sequence GTGCAGTGGACCTTGGTGATCCCCCTGAAGCCCTTGGCGCGGGCGAAGAGCAGGCTCGCGGACACCGCGGCCGACGGGCTGCGCCCGGGTCTGGCCCTGGCGTTCGCACAGGACACGGTGGCCGCGGCGGCGGCCTGCCCGGTGGTGCGCGATGTGGCCGTCGTCACGGACGACGCCCTGGCGGGGCGGGAGCTGGCCGTGCTGGGCGCCCGGATCGTCCGGGACGAGCCGGGGGGCGGCCTGAACGCCGCACTGGCGCACGCGGCGGCGGCCGTGCGCGCGGCGCGCCCCGACAGCGCGGTGGCGGCCCTGAACGCCGATCTTCCCGCGCTGCGTCCGGCGGAATTGGCCCGGGTCCTGAATGCGGCGGCGCAATTTCCGCGCGCTTTTCTCCCGGATGCCGCGGAAATCGGGACGACGTTGCTGGCGGCCGGTCCCGGACGGGAATTGCGGCCGGCGTTCGGGGAGGATTCCCGGGCCCGTCACCGGGCGTCCGGGGCGGTGGAGCTGGATCTCGCGGGAGTGGATTCGGTGCGGCAGGACGTGGACACCGGCGCCGATCTGCGCACCGCCCTCGCCCTGGGCGTGGGTCCCCGGACGGCGGCGATGGCCGCGCGCCTGCTGATCCCCGGGCAGTAG
- a CDS encoding DUF3515 domain-containing protein, translating into MHIFRHRPLGLSALALLITAAGCSSADDSASATVPSPDAAVTGLCRKLDEALPRKVAGLSREDPMPRSTLTAGWGSPEIILRCGVPRPPKMLDPKVAEGRDADAVPGGVNGVDWLQERTDGGFRFTTANRKAYVEVSVTGDVDSSAVLIDLAPAVKSAIPQGIAD; encoded by the coding sequence GTGCACATCTTCCGTCACCGGCCGCTCGGCCTGTCCGCGCTCGCCCTGCTGATCACCGCCGCGGGCTGCTCCTCAGCAGACGACAGCGCGTCGGCGACGGTTCCCAGTCCGGACGCAGCGGTGACCGGGCTGTGCCGGAAGCTGGACGAGGCGCTGCCGCGGAAGGTGGCCGGTCTGAGCCGCGAGGACCCGATGCCGCGGTCCACGCTGACCGCGGGCTGGGGAAGCCCGGAGATCATACTGCGCTGCGGGGTGCCGCGGCCCCCGAAGATGCTCGACCCGAAGGTCGCGGAGGGACGGGACGCGGATGCCGTCCCGGGCGGGGTGAACGGGGTCGACTGGCTCCAGGAGAGGACGGACGGCGGGTTCCGTTTCACCACGGCGAACCGGAAGGCGTACGTCGAGGTGAGCGTGACCGGGGACGTGGACAGCTCGGCGGTGCTGATCGATCTGGCGCCAGCCGTGAAGTCGGCGATTCCGCAGGGGATCGCCGACTAG
- a CDS encoding D-alanine--D-alanine ligase family protein, with the protein MSTENLPQSPEQQPTRKPRVAVVCGGRSSEHGISVVTAGAVLKAIDRTKYEVLPIGITRDGRWALTADEPERMAITDRRTPTVEDLAESGEGGVVLPVDPGNREVVYTEPGSVPKALGEVDVVFPVLHGPYGEDGTLQGLLELSGVPYVGSGVLSSAVGQDKEYMKRVFESFGLAVGPYLVIRPREWQRDASAARRRIVDFAGEHGWPLFVKPARAGSSIGITKVDDLSGLDEAIEEAQRHDPKILVEAAVRGREIECGVLEFEDGPRASVPAEIPPPDAHAYYDFEAKYIDSTPGIVPAPLTEEQTAEVQRLAVRAFDAASCEGLVRADFFLTEDGEFVINEINTMPGFTPISMYPQMWQASGIGYAELVDRLIQAALRRPTGLR; encoded by the coding sequence ATGAGCACCGAGAACCTCCCCCAGAGCCCCGAGCAGCAGCCGACCCGCAAGCCGCGGGTGGCCGTGGTGTGCGGCGGCCGCAGCTCCGAACACGGGATCTCCGTGGTCACCGCCGGCGCTGTCCTGAAGGCCATCGACCGGACCAAGTACGAGGTCCTGCCGATCGGCATCACCCGCGACGGGCGCTGGGCGCTCACCGCCGACGAGCCGGAGCGGATGGCGATCACCGACCGCCGTACGCCGACCGTCGAGGACCTCGCCGAGTCCGGTGAGGGCGGTGTGGTGCTCCCGGTCGACCCGGGCAACCGCGAAGTCGTCTACACCGAGCCGGGGTCCGTGCCCAAGGCACTGGGTGAGGTCGACGTGGTCTTCCCGGTGCTGCACGGCCCGTACGGCGAGGACGGCACCCTGCAGGGGCTGCTGGAGCTGTCCGGTGTGCCGTACGTGGGCTCGGGTGTGCTCTCCTCGGCCGTCGGCCAGGACAAGGAGTACATGAAGCGGGTGTTCGAGTCGTTCGGGCTCGCGGTGGGCCCGTATCTGGTGATCCGGCCGCGCGAGTGGCAGCGGGACGCCTCCGCCGCCCGCAGGCGGATCGTCGACTTCGCCGGCGAGCACGGCTGGCCGCTGTTCGTGAAGCCCGCGCGGGCGGGCTCGTCGATCGGCATCACCAAGGTCGACGACCTCTCCGGCCTCGACGAGGCCATCGAGGAGGCGCAGCGGCACGACCCGAAGATCCTGGTCGAGGCCGCGGTGCGCGGCCGGGAGATCGAGTGCGGCGTCCTGGAGTTCGAGGACGGCCCGCGCGCCTCGGTGCCCGCCGAGATCCCGCCGCCGGACGCGCACGCGTACTACGACTTCGAGGCCAAGTACATCGACTCCACGCCCGGTATCGTCCCGGCCCCGCTCACCGAGGAGCAGACCGCCGAGGTCCAGCGGCTCGCCGTGCGGGCCTTCGACGCGGCCTCCTGCGAGGGCCTGGTCCGCGCGGACTTCTTCCTCACCGAGGACGGCGAGTTCGTCATCAACGAGATCAACACGATGCCCGGCTTCACGCCCATCTCGATGTACCCGCAGATGTGGCAGGCGAGCGGCATCGGCTACGCGGAGCTGGTGGACCGGCTGATCCAGGCGGCCCTGCGCAGGCCGACCGGCCTGCGCTGA
- a CDS encoding HAD family hydrolase, which produces MSIRAVVWDVDDTLFDYSTADREGIRAHLAAEGLLDRFDGPGEALAYWKDVTELHWARFAAGETSFQDQRRDRVRTFLGQSLTDAEADAWFERYLAHYEAAWALFPDVLPVLDALAASHRHAVLSNSSLTVQDRKLRALGVHHRFETILCAAELGVSKPQARAFLAACEALSLPPHQVAYVGDHPETDGRGAAEAGLLSVWIDRAGGSATVVVPPGPYRIVSLAELPALLRADTRFGAPSTFG; this is translated from the coding sequence ATGAGCATCCGTGCCGTGGTCTGGGACGTGGACGACACCCTCTTCGACTACTCGACCGCGGACCGTGAGGGCATCCGGGCCCACCTGGCGGCCGAGGGCCTGCTGGACCGCTTCGACGGGCCCGGTGAGGCCCTCGCGTACTGGAAGGACGTCACGGAGCTGCACTGGGCCCGGTTCGCGGCGGGGGAGACCTCGTTCCAGGACCAGCGGCGCGACCGGGTGCGGACGTTCCTGGGGCAGTCCCTGACGGACGCCGAGGCCGACGCCTGGTTCGAGCGTTATCTCGCTCACTACGAGGCCGCCTGGGCCCTCTTCCCGGACGTCCTGCCGGTCCTCGACGCGCTCGCCGCGAGCCACCGCCACGCGGTGCTGTCCAACTCCAGCCTCACCGTCCAGGACCGCAAGCTGCGCGCGCTCGGCGTCCACCACCGCTTCGAGACGATCCTGTGCGCCGCGGAGCTGGGTGTATCCAAACCCCAGGCCAGGGCGTTCCTCGCCGCCTGCGAGGCCCTGTCACTGCCTCCGCACCAGGTCGCGTACGTCGGCGACCACCCGGAGACCGACGGGCGGGGTGCCGCCGAGGCCGGGCTGCTGTCGGTCTGGATCGACCGCGCCGGCGGTTCCGCGACCGTGGTGGTTCCGCCCGGTCCGTACCGGATCGTGTCCCTCGCCGAACTCCCGGCGCTGCTCCGCGCGGATACCCGTTTTGGAGCCCCGTCCACCTTCGGGTAA
- the leuD gene encoding 3-isopropylmalate dehydratase small subunit, with translation MEAFTTHTGRAVPLRRSNVDTDQIIPAHWLKKVTRDGFEDGLFEAWRKDPEFVLNRPERQGATVLVAGPDFGTGSSREHAVWALQNYGFKAVISSRFADIFRGNSLKNGLLTVVLEQKIVDALWELTEADPEAEVTVDLVAREVRAQGITAAFELDENSRWRLLNGLDDISITLRNEEDIAAYEAKRPSYKPQTLKI, from the coding sequence ATGGAAGCATTCACCACGCACACCGGCCGGGCCGTCCCGCTGCGCCGCAGCAATGTCGACACCGACCAGATCATCCCCGCCCACTGGCTCAAGAAGGTCACGCGCGACGGGTTCGAGGACGGGCTGTTCGAGGCCTGGCGCAAGGACCCGGAGTTCGTGCTCAACCGGCCCGAGCGGCAGGGCGCCACGGTGCTGGTCGCCGGCCCCGACTTCGGCACCGGTTCCTCGCGTGAGCACGCGGTCTGGGCGCTGCAGAACTACGGCTTCAAGGCCGTCATCTCCTCGCGCTTCGCGGACATCTTCCGCGGCAACTCGCTGAAGAACGGCCTGCTCACGGTGGTCCTGGAACAGAAGATCGTGGACGCGCTCTGGGAGCTGACCGAGGCGGACCCCGAGGCGGAGGTCACCGTCGACCTGGTCGCCCGCGAGGTGCGCGCGCAGGGCATCACCGCCGCCTTCGAGCTGGACGAGAACTCCCGCTGGCGGCTGCTGAACGGGCTGGACGACATCTCGATCACCCTGCGCAACGAGGAGGACATCGCCGCCTACGAGGCGAAGCGCCCCTCCTACAAGCCGCAGACGCTGAAGATCTGA
- the gltX gene encoding glutamate--tRNA ligase codes for MASAPGSPVRVRFCPSPTGNPHVGLVRTALFNWAFARHHGGTLVFRIEDTDAARDSEESYRQLLDSMRWLGFDWDEGPEVGGPHAPYRQSQRMDIYRDVAQKLLDGGYAYRCYCSQEELDTRREAARAAGRPSGYDGHCRELTAAQVEEYEAQGREPIVRFRMPDETITFTDLVRGELTFTPENVPDYGIVRANGAPLYTLVNPVDDALMGITHVLRGEDLLSSTPRQIALYKALIELGIAEGIPEFGHLPYVMGEGNKKLSKRDPQSSLNLYRERGFLPEGLLNYLSLLGWSLSADQDIFTMDEMVAAFDVRDVNPNPARFDLKKCEAINGDHIRMLDVKDFTERCRPWLKAPFAPWAPEDFDEDRWQAIAPHAQTRLKVLSEITDNVDFLFLPEPVFDEPSWTKAMKEGSDALLRTAREKLEAADWTSAESLKEAVLAAGEAHGLKLGKAQAPVRVAVTGRTVGLPLFESLEILGREKTLARIDAALAKLAA; via the coding sequence GTGGCTAGCGCACCCGGCTCTCCCGTACGCGTCCGTTTCTGTCCCTCGCCGACCGGTAACCCGCATGTGGGCCTGGTCCGCACCGCCCTGTTCAACTGGGCGTTCGCCCGGCACCACGGCGGCACCCTGGTCTTCCGCATCGAGGACACCGACGCGGCCCGCGACTCGGAGGAGTCGTACCGGCAGCTCCTCGACTCGATGCGCTGGCTCGGCTTCGACTGGGACGAGGGCCCCGAGGTCGGCGGCCCCCACGCGCCGTACCGCCAGTCGCAGCGCATGGACATCTACCGGGACGTCGCACAGAAGCTGCTCGACGGCGGCTACGCCTACCGCTGCTACTGCTCCCAGGAGGAGCTGGACACCCGCCGCGAGGCCGCCCGCGCCGCCGGCCGGCCGTCCGGCTACGACGGCCACTGCCGCGAGCTGACCGCCGCCCAGGTCGAGGAGTACGAGGCCCAGGGCCGCGAGCCGATCGTCCGCTTCCGGATGCCCGACGAGACGATCACCTTCACCGACCTGGTCCGCGGCGAGCTGACCTTCACCCCGGAGAACGTCCCGGACTACGGCATCGTCCGCGCCAACGGCGCCCCGCTGTACACCCTGGTCAACCCGGTCGACGACGCCCTCATGGGGATCACCCACGTCCTGCGCGGCGAGGACCTGCTCTCCTCCACCCCCCGCCAGATCGCCCTGTACAAGGCGCTCATCGAGCTGGGCATCGCCGAGGGCATCCCCGAGTTCGGCCACCTGCCGTACGTCATGGGCGAGGGCAACAAGAAGCTCTCCAAGCGGGACCCGCAGTCGTCGCTGAACCTGTACCGCGAGCGCGGCTTCCTCCCCGAGGGCCTGCTCAACTACCTCTCGCTGCTGGGCTGGTCGCTCTCGGCCGACCAGGACATCTTCACGATGGACGAGATGGTCGCCGCCTTCGACGTGCGGGACGTGAACCCGAACCCGGCCCGCTTCGACCTGAAGAAGTGCGAGGCGATCAACGGCGACCACATCCGCATGCTGGACGTGAAGGACTTCACGGAGCGCTGCCGCCCCTGGCTGAAGGCCCCCTTCGCCCCCTGGGCGCCGGAGGACTTCGACGAGGACCGCTGGCAGGCGATCGCCCCGCACGCCCAGACCCGCCTGAAGGTCCTGTCGGAGATCACCGACAACGTCGACTTCCTCTTCCTGCCCGAGCCGGTCTTCGACGAGCCGAGCTGGACCAAGGCGATGAAGGAGGGCTCCGACGCCCTCCTGCGCACGGCCCGCGAGAAGCTGGAGGCCGCCGACTGGACCTCCGCGGAGTCCCTGAAGGAGGCCGTCCTGGCCGCCGGCGAGGCCCACGGCCTCAAGCTCGGCAAGGCCCAGGCCCCGGTCCGTGTCGCCGTCACCGGCCGCACGGTCGGCCTGCCGCTCTTCGAGTCCCTGGAGATCCTGGGCAGGGAGAAGACCCTCGCCCGCATCGACGCGGCGCTGGCGAAGCTGGCCGCGTAA
- a CDS encoding NAD(P)H-dependent glycerol-3-phosphate dehydrogenase: MSKPVKAAVFSAGSWGTAFGMVLADAGCEVVLWARREEVAEAINSTRSNPDYLPGVELPENLRATTDPAEAAAGAGFTVLSVPSQTLRSNLSEWTPLLAPDTVLVSLMKGIELGTAMRMSEVIDDVAKVGQDRIAVVTGPNLAREIAARMPAASVVACTDEAVAQRLQAACHTPYFRPYTNTDVAGCELGGAVKNVIGLAVGIADGMGLGDNAKGSLITRGLAETTRLGLAMGADPLTFSGLAGLGDLVATCSSPLSRNHTFGTNLGKGMTLDETIAVTKQTAEGVKSCQSVLDLGRRHGVDMPITETVVGIVHEGKPPVVALKELMSRSAKPERR; this comes from the coding sequence GTGAGCAAGCCGGTCAAGGCGGCGGTCTTCAGCGCCGGTTCGTGGGGCACGGCCTTCGGCATGGTGCTCGCCGACGCGGGCTGCGAGGTCGTGCTGTGGGCGCGCCGCGAGGAGGTCGCCGAGGCGATCAACTCGACCCGGTCCAACCCCGACTACCTCCCCGGCGTCGAGCTGCCGGAGAACCTGCGGGCCACCACCGACCCCGCCGAGGCCGCGGCCGGCGCCGGTTTCACGGTGCTGTCCGTGCCGTCCCAGACGCTGCGCTCCAACCTCTCCGAGTGGACGCCGCTGCTGGCCCCGGACACCGTGCTGGTCTCCCTGATGAAGGGCATCGAACTCGGCACCGCCATGCGGATGAGCGAGGTCATCGACGACGTCGCCAAGGTCGGCCAGGACCGGATCGCCGTGGTCACCGGGCCCAACCTGGCCCGCGAGATCGCCGCCCGGATGCCGGCCGCCTCCGTGGTCGCCTGCACCGACGAGGCCGTCGCCCAGCGGCTCCAGGCCGCCTGCCACACGCCGTACTTCCGCCCGTACACCAACACCGACGTCGCGGGCTGCGAACTCGGCGGCGCGGTGAAGAACGTCATCGGGCTCGCCGTCGGCATCGCGGACGGCATGGGCCTCGGCGACAACGCCAAGGGCTCGCTCATCACCCGCGGTCTCGCCGAGACCACCCGGCTCGGGCTGGCCATGGGCGCCGACCCGCTGACCTTCTCCGGGCTCGCCGGACTCGGCGACCTGGTGGCGACCTGCTCCTCGCCGCTGTCCCGCAACCACACCTTCGGCACCAACCTCGGCAAGGGCATGACGCTGGACGAGACCATCGCGGTCACCAAGCAGACCGCCGAGGGCGTCAAGTCCTGCCAGTCCGTGCTGGATCTCGGCCGCCGGCACGGCGTCGACATGCCCATCACCGAGACGGTGGTCGGCATCGTGCACGAGGGCAAGCCGCCGGTGGTCGCCCTCAAGGAGCTGATGTCGCGCAGCGCGAAGCCCGAGCGACGCTGA
- the leuC gene encoding 3-isopropylmalate dehydratase large subunit encodes MGRTLAEKVWDDHVVRRAEGEPDLLYIDLHLLHEVTSPQAFDGLRKSGRTVRRLDLTIATEDHNTPTLDIDKPVADPVSRAQLETLRKNAAEFGVRLHPLGDVEQGVVHVVGPQLGLTQPGMTVVCGDSHTSTHGAFGALAFGIGTSQVEHVLATQTLPMARPKTMAITVDGELPEGVTAKDLILAIIAKIGTGGGQGYVLEYRGSAIEKLSMEARMTICNMSIEAGARAGMIAPDETTFAYLKGRPHAPEGADWDAAVAYWKTLRTDDDAEFDAEVVIDAASLSPFVTWGTNPGQGAPLSAAVPDPASYEDASERLAAEKALEYMGLEAGQPLRSIKVDTVFVGSCTNGRIEDLRAAADILRGRKIADGVRMLVVPGSARVGLQAVAEGLDVVFKEAGAEWRHAGCSMCLGMNPDQLAPGERSASTSNRNFEGRQGKGGRTHLVSPQVAAATAVLGHLASPADLSDVETRTPAGV; translated from the coding sequence ATGGGTAGGACACTCGCGGAGAAGGTCTGGGACGACCATGTCGTCCGGCGCGCCGAGGGGGAGCCCGACCTCCTCTACATCGATCTGCACCTGCTGCACGAGGTGACCAGCCCGCAGGCCTTCGACGGCCTCCGCAAGAGCGGGCGCACGGTGCGCCGCCTCGACCTCACCATCGCCACCGAGGATCACAACACCCCGACCCTCGACATCGACAAGCCCGTCGCCGACCCGGTCTCCCGCGCCCAGCTGGAGACCCTGCGCAAGAACGCCGCCGAGTTCGGCGTCCGGCTGCACCCGCTGGGCGACGTCGAGCAGGGCGTCGTGCACGTCGTCGGCCCCCAGCTGGGTCTGACCCAGCCCGGCATGACCGTCGTCTGCGGCGACTCCCACACCTCCACGCACGGTGCCTTCGGCGCGCTGGCGTTCGGCATCGGCACCTCGCAGGTCGAGCACGTGCTGGCCACCCAGACGCTGCCCATGGCCCGCCCGAAGACCATGGCGATCACGGTCGACGGCGAGCTGCCCGAGGGCGTCACCGCCAAGGACCTGATCCTGGCGATCATCGCCAAGATCGGCACCGGCGGCGGCCAGGGCTACGTCCTGGAGTACCGCGGCTCCGCCATCGAGAAGCTCTCGATGGAGGCCCGGATGACCATCTGCAACATGTCGATCGAGGCCGGCGCCCGCGCGGGCATGATCGCCCCGGACGAGACCACCTTCGCCTACCTCAAGGGCCGCCCGCACGCCCCCGAGGGCGCCGACTGGGACGCCGCCGTCGCGTACTGGAAGACGCTGCGGACCGACGACGACGCCGAGTTCGACGCCGAGGTCGTCATCGACGCCGCCTCGCTGTCTCCGTTCGTCACCTGGGGCACCAACCCGGGCCAGGGCGCGCCGCTTTCCGCCGCCGTCCCCGACCCCGCTTCGTACGAGGACGCTTCGGAGCGCCTGGCCGCCGAAAAGGCCCTGGAGTACATGGGATTGGAGGCCGGCCAGCCGCTGCGCTCGATCAAGGTGGACACCGTCTTCGTAGGTTCCTGCACCAACGGCCGCATCGAGGACCTGCGCGCCGCCGCGGACATCCTGCGCGGCCGCAAAATCGCCGACGGGGTACGGATGCTGGTCGTGCCGGGCTCCGCGCGGGTGGGTCTGCAGGCCGTCGCCGAGGGCCTGGACGTGGTCTTCAAGGAGGCCGGCGCCGAATGGCGGCACGCGGGCTGCTCGATGTGCCTCGGCATGAACCCGGACCAGCTGGCCCCCGGCGAGCGCTCCGCGTCCACCTCCAACCGCAACTTCGAGGGCAGGCAGGGCAAGGGCGGCCGTACCCATCTGGTGTCGCCGCAGGTGGCGGCCGCGACCGCGGTCCTGGGGCACCTGGCCTCCCCGGCCGACCTGTCCGACGTCGAGACCCGTACGCCCGCTGGAGTCTGA
- a CDS encoding HU family DNA-binding protein gives MNKAQLVEAIADKMGGRQQAADAVDHVLDAIVRAVVAGERVSVTGFGSFEKVERPARYARNPQTGERVRVKKTSVPRFRAGQGFKDLVSGTKKLPKGDIAVKKAPKGSLSGPPPTIAKSTGKKAAAKKTAGAAKTTAAKKTTATTAKKTAAATKKTTATAAKKTTAKKAPAKKTTATAKTTAAKTTTAKKATAKKAPAKKATAKKAPAKKSTARSTAKKTTARKK, from the coding sequence GTGAACAAGGCGCAGCTCGTAGAAGCGATTGCCGACAAGATGGGCGGCCGCCAGCAGGCCGCCGATGCCGTCGACCACGTACTGGACGCCATCGTCCGCGCGGTCGTCGCGGGTGAGCGGGTCTCGGTCACCGGCTTCGGTTCGTTCGAGAAGGTCGAGCGTCCGGCGCGTTACGCCCGCAACCCTCAGACGGGCGAGCGGGTTCGGGTCAAGAAGACCTCGGTTCCCCGTTTCCGTGCTGGTCAGGGCTTCAAGGACCTGGTCAGCGGCACGAAGAAGCTGCCGAAGGGTGACATCGCCGTCAAGAAGGCGCCCAAGGGCAGCCTGTCCGGCCCGCCCCCCACCATCGCCAAGTCGACCGGCAAGAAGGCCGCCGCCAAGAAGACGGCGGGCGCGGCCAAGACCACGGCGGCGAAGAAGACGACCGCCACCACCGCCAAGAAGACCGCGGCGGCGACGAAGAAGACCACCGCCACCGCCGCGAAGAAGACCACGGCGAAGAAGGCCCCGGCCAAGAAGACCACGGCGACCGCCAAGACCACCGCCGCGAAGACCACCACCGCCAAGAAGGCGACGGCCAAGAAGGCCCCGGCGAAGAAGGCGACGGCCAAGAAGGCCCCCGCCAAGAAGTCGACGGCGCGCAGCACCGCCAAGAAGACCACCGCCCGCAAGAAGTAA
- the ndgR gene encoding IclR family transcriptional regulator NdgR: MDNSSGVGVLDKAALVLSALESGPATLAGLVAATGLARPTAHRLAVALEHHRMVARDMQGRFILGPRLAELAAAAGEDRLLATAGPVLTHLRDVTGESAQLYRRQGDMRICVAAAERLSGLRDTVPVGSTLTMKAGSSAQILMAWEEPERLHRGLQGARFTATALSGVRRRGWAQSIGEREPGVASVSAPVRGPSNRVVAAVSVSGPIERLTRHPGRMHAQAVIDAAARLSEALRRSG, from the coding sequence ATGGACAACAGTAGCGGCGTCGGCGTTCTGGACAAGGCGGCCCTCGTCCTGAGCGCTCTGGAGTCCGGTCCGGCCACCCTCGCGGGTCTGGTCGCGGCGACCGGACTGGCACGACCCACGGCCCACCGCCTGGCCGTGGCCCTTGAACACCACCGCATGGTGGCGCGTGACATGCAGGGCCGGTTCATCCTCGGCCCGCGCCTGGCGGAGCTGGCCGCGGCGGCCGGCGAGGACCGCCTGCTCGCGACGGCCGGCCCGGTGCTCACGCACCTGCGGGACGTCACGGGCGAGAGCGCGCAGCTCTACCGCCGCCAGGGCGACATGCGCATCTGCGTCGCCGCGGCGGAGCGGCTGTCCGGCCTGCGGGACACCGTCCCGGTGGGCTCGACGCTGACGATGAAGGCCGGCTCCTCGGCGCAGATCCTCATGGCCTGGGAGGAGCCGGAGCGGCTGCACCGGGGCCTGCAGGGCGCCCGCTTCACGGCGACGGCACTGTCGGGCGTACGGCGCCGCGGTTGGGCCCAGTCGATCGGCGAGCGGGAGCCGGGCGTCGCGTCCGTCTCCGCGCCCGTACGCGGCCCGTCGAACCGCGTGGTGGCGGCGGTGTCCGTCTCCGGCCCGATCGAGCGCCTGACCCGCCACCCGGGCCGTATGCACGCCCAGGCGGTCATCGACGCCGCGGCCCGCCTGTCGGAGGCCCTGCGCCGCTCGGGATGA
- a CDS encoding fumarylacetoacetate hydrolase family protein, whose protein sequence is MRIARFSIDGNVAFGAVEGDKPDELVLDIIKGIPFADFELSGTKVPVSKVRLLPPVLPNKVVAFGRNYAEHARELGNEVPEAPFAFFKPSTSVIGPGDDIQYPSFSEELHHEAELAVVIGRMCREVPRDRVRDVIFGYTCANDITARDVQRREKQWARAKGFDTSCPLGPWVETGLDLEQASDLTVQLTVNGEQRQLGRTSEMIHSIEDLIVNISEAMTLLPGDVILTGTPAGVGPLNVGDEVAVTIEGIGTLTNKVVKRG, encoded by the coding sequence GTGCGCATCGCCAGGTTCTCCATCGACGGGAACGTCGCCTTCGGCGCGGTCGAGGGCGACAAGCCGGACGAGCTCGTCCTCGACATCATCAAGGGCATCCCGTTCGCGGACTTCGAGCTCTCCGGTACGAAGGTGCCGGTGAGCAAGGTCAGGCTGCTGCCGCCGGTGCTCCCCAACAAGGTCGTGGCCTTCGGCCGCAACTACGCGGAGCACGCGCGCGAGCTGGGCAACGAGGTCCCCGAGGCGCCCTTCGCCTTCTTCAAGCCGTCGACCTCGGTCATCGGCCCCGGCGACGACATCCAGTACCCCTCCTTCTCGGAGGAGCTCCACCACGAGGCCGAGCTGGCCGTGGTGATCGGCCGGATGTGCCGCGAGGTGCCGCGGGACCGCGTCAGGGACGTGATCTTCGGCTACACCTGCGCCAACGACATCACCGCCCGCGACGTGCAGCGGCGCGAGAAGCAGTGGGCACGGGCCAAGGGCTTCGACACCTCCTGCCCGCTGGGCCCCTGGGTGGAGACCGGACTGGACCTGGAGCAGGCCTCCGACCTGACCGTCCAGCTCACCGTCAACGGTGAACAGCGCCAGCTCGGCCGCACGAGCGAGATGATCCACTCCATCGAGGACCTGATCGTCAACATCTCCGAGGCGATGACCCTGCTCCCCGGCGACGTGATCCTCACCGGCACCCCCGCAGGGGTCGGCCCCCTGAACGTCGGCGACGAGGTCGCCGTCACCATCGAAGGCATCGGCACTCTCACCAACAAGGTTGTCAAGCGTGGCTAG